The sequence below is a genomic window from Corythoichthys intestinalis isolate RoL2023-P3 chromosome 12, ASM3026506v1, whole genome shotgun sequence.
CGTGGCCCTCCCCTGCTTAGTTCTAAGTCGGTGATGCAGGTGCGTCCCACCGTGGTGGAGATGGCGAAGAAGGTGGAGCTGAGCACCACCTGCCAAACGCTCTGTGCGGCTGTATACAGCGATATAAGCAGGAACGTCAGCAAAGTGGAGTGCAGCAGCAAGGTGGCCATGTCGTCGCCGTACAACCGAGTGACGGGTCCCACCAGAAACCCAGCAAGCGCCCCCAGAGTGCTACTGTAACTGATGAGGTAGCCCGTCGTCTTTGGTTTAACAGAGAAACGCTCCTCCATGGCCAGTGAGAAGTTGCTGTAGTAGAGCATGATGGCCACCGCCATCAGCAGGCGCACCAGGAACAGGTCCCACATATCGGACGAAGCCACCATGCGAATCCTGGACCCCACTGAGGACAGCTGGCTCCAGTCGGGTCGTGGCCTCGGAGCTTGCGGTTCCAGGTCCGCCTGTGCCGGCGTGTGGTTCTTAGCAGAAGAACCGTTGCTGGCGGATTTAGAGTGAGTGGTGCCGTTGCTGTGATGGATGATGTCGCCCCATGGAAGCATCCATACAAGACCTTCAATGAGAAAAACGGCAAGTCACTAAAGTTTGTTTgaaaagtaggggtgtgacgattagggctgcagctatcgattattttattagTCAATTAATATATcaactacttagttcgaataatcgagtaatcagattagaaacatttaatgAGTTGCATAATAAATTTTGAgggatgtaaaacaatggcttgtgaagattgcactttcaaaagagcattaaatgcgaacgcAAAATTTCCGAGTTTTTCTTCAAATTATGCAGAattccactttcatttaaaaataaattaaaacacctgCGCTCagactcaaacggtattaaaattcaaataaatgacgatctaagtacaacaaaagaacaattggttaacttgcatagcaaaaatctgctagcttaaatgctaaaaaatgctataaaacttttttatctttttacaatactcttaaatcgttcaaacacaaccacaaaaaacagctaaatatacagtggggcaaataagtatttagtcaaccaccaattgtgcaagttgtacttcaaaagattagagaggcctgtaattgtcaacatgggtaaacctcaaccatgagagacagaatgggggaaaaaaaacagaaaatcaaattgtttgatttttaaagaatttatttccaaattagagtggaaaataagtatttggtcacctacaaacaagcaagatttcagctgtcaaagaggcctaactttttctaacaaggtctaacgagactctactcgttacttgtattgatggcacctgttttaactcattatcggtataaaagacacctgtccacaactccagtcagtcacactccaaactccactatggccaagaccaaagagctgtcgaaggacaccagagacaaaattgtaaaggaccttgtgaatgacctacagagagctgggaccacagtaacaaaggctactatcagtaacacaatgcgccgccaaggactcaaatcctgcaatgccagacgtgtccccccgctgaaggcccatctgcggttcgctagagagcatttggatgatccagaagaggactgggagaatttgttatggtcagatgaaaccaaaatagaactttttagtagttcattcgctgccaccctcccaattaaaatggattggatgtctactagtgataaacgcattccaatttacagcaaaatgatgaaaatagcttgtttttctgtttattagttgttttgtagaatatcctagaatgatttcctgaccaacgtagcgataattgttgtatcgccacatCGTGAGCCTTCTATCGCATATTGTATCGTGAGATACCCAGAGGTTACCGCCACTATTGAAAAGTATTCACAACATCAAAACATTAATTTTCTTGAAATATTACAGaatctaaaaaacaaaacaaaacaataaaaagtgCTGTGAATCGCCATACATTCACCCACCTGCATTAATGAGGAAGATGCCGGCACAAGCGAAGGCGCAGGTGTAGAAGCCGCCCTCGTGCTCCGTCAGGTAGCCCCCGACTACGGGACCTAGAATGAAGCCCACGCTGGAGGCGGCGTTGAAGTGTCccatcactagggggcgctctgCCTCAGACACCAGGTCAGACAGCAGGGCTCTGCAGATGGACAGGGAGTGCTTGAACAGCCCTGAGACAGGAGATAGTCCACATTAACAAACACACCTATGGAAGCAGTCGTTAGCGTGAACTGCCTTTTCAGAGTGGGTGTGACGGCAAGAATGTCTTTAAGATGTTAGGACAGGTGGCcaatgacctttttttttgtaaatgtgaaactGGAGACTGATAAACTGCTGACAGGAAGTAAAAGAAATAACCAAAATAATGACAActgaattcaattttattttgctAGTGTTTTCACAACAGTTGCAGCTGTTCCAAATTACTTTatagaaaaaaacatatgtaaATAATTAGAAATGTcctatcacgtcattttcaaagtatcggaatcggcaaaaaatttttttttaaaatatatatatatgttttaattaaggcggcacggtggctgagtggttagcacgtctgcctcacagttctgagatcaagggttcaatcccgggcttcggccttcctgtgtggagtttgcatgttctccccatgcctgcgtgggtttcctccgggaactccggtttcctcccacatcccaaaaacatgcatggtaggctgattgaacactctaaattgtccataggtgtgtgcgtgaatggttgtgtgtctccttgtgccctgcgattggctggcaaccaattcagggtgtcccctgcctactgcccgaagttagctgggataggctccagcacctccgcgaccctcgtgaggaataagcggcatggaaaatgaatgaatgaatgttttaattaaatcgttttctaattgtatttaacattacagacataatatgttaaactcatccagagtctttaggcttaaggtagggttatcaaatttatcccgataacggcggtaattaataaaaaaaaaaaaaagtatcacgttaaaatatttaacgcaattaatgcatgcactgcactacccactcacgcattgtcgcgctccatctgtaatggcgccgttttactatatagagagataaaaggcagcgtaaaatgagtagagtgaactttggcagcctttggagcctttttttaattggctaaagccttaaaatccctctccctacgattagaaatatcatgggaagcaatgtggggaagcaaggtagcaattgatctttttgttaaccttatgttatttcccaacgcagagaagatatatcaattggtagcactacgcacagtcatggttccatttcccatcatgcatttgggcatggctacagcatcatttactgaaagctcaacaaatacactagatggcaatatttagtcacaatatacaaagtcacaagtctttctatccgtggatccctctcacagaaacaatgttaataatgtaaatgccatcttgaggatttattgtcatagtaaacaaatacagtacttatgtactgtatgttgaatgtatatattcgtccgcgttttattcatttttttcttaatgcgttgccaaaatgtatatgatcgggaaaaattatcgggaatgattggaattgaatcgggagcaataaaaagcaatcggatcgggaaatatctggatcgggagcaaaaaaacatgatcggaacaaccctataaacaatgtatacatttttttctttgtttggatcaattatttatcatctaaaatattggggaaaatgtgtcaataacgaaaaaaaaaaaaatacaattaagtgatagttatgaggtagatatccgtaacttttttacagacggcaattttttcattgtgacgtaatttgttgaaaagtttaaaatatgcaagacaatcatttttttaagtctttttttttttaaataaatgtccaaatattagacatcaatttatgattctaagctaaaaattacatACCTTCTTTCTATGgctaggttaaaacaaaagctgttgcgcaacgtctgtaaacggggtttccagggtaaaacggacaaattgaaaatagtacgggggcttaatgtgccatgattctgctattgcagcatatagacatattgttctatcaaacacaacagttcttttggcttaaaatacagcagtttcttttaaagaggggtgcaagagcagaaactgaaaGATGGCCAAAACAGTAGCTTGTACCAAAGCACGTTCCTCAGATTAGTTAACTCCAGTATCCTACAAAGAAAACTCATTTCGCAAAATAGATGGTTTTGGACTAAACATCATCAAATAAAGCAAAACGTTCCATTATAAAGTTGCTTTCTGCAAGCTTGTGGAGGCTTGTTACTTACCCACTGGGATCCGCGAGAGCACGAACAAAGCGATGCTGGTGGACATTCCAAGTAGGCTGTAGCCCAAAGTGCTCAACAGCAAGCACGTCAGCAGGGACTGACGGCGGCCCACTACATCACTCCAGCTGCCCTGAAAACCGTCAAGCACAAACCAAGAATACGAATACCTATTAAGCTTATTTAGAGCTTGATTTCAGCAACTTAGGGGcactttacatggtgacgctccaagaATACGACAAATTTTATGTTCGCATTTACATAGttctgtctccattcgaacgatgtcgcaattttgcgtgaaaatgatgtagtattcatgccaggccctagagggcagtgcagttttacaagttgacagccaatgatgcacttccttgacaagaACCTCCTCAGCCTGTAAGACAATATACCCGCCCATTCCAAgcaatgacttaaaaaaaaaaaaaaaaaaaaaaaaaaaattctcccctcTGTTTAAATTCTCCCGTTTTTGCGGTTTTATTCAAAACTTAAAAGTTACATAGTTTTTCTTTAATTGTATTATATAGAAATGTGTTCCTAATGTAACGTCTAGTAGACCTATGAAGTGTAGCTGAGACAGAAATAGTGGAGACTCTGTATTTCTTATTAAGGCAACAGCACAGACAGTTGTATTCAAATACACAAATAATGCAATAAGGCCAGAGTGAGTTTGGCGTGTTCCGCGTGCAGGCTCTTGTAGACAAGATTCCGCTGCAGGGAGCAACAGACGCCTCCTTATCGGCCTAATTGGTCGCATGACCCGCCACAATTACGCCCATGTCAGGAGCTGAGCGATGAAGGCCTGAAAATATTGCATCAGATGGAATACGTATAACCTAGCGTCTGCTGTCATGTTTTACGAGCATTTTCATGTGCGAAAAGCTGAGAAAAGTTGATTGAAGTGTGCTTGAATGGTGTGagcgctttaaaaaaaattttttttacagtgggaATGACATAGCAAAGTGTGCCATCATTTAGAACACAAATTATAACCATGGCTATTAGCATACAAACTGAGAAGGAGAACAAACAAAGTTGGTCCTCACCACAATTGTGCTTGAGAACAGCTGCAAGACGCCATATGTGGACCCtgcaaacaaataataaaatgcAAGGGGGAAAAATGGTTCAGAAGTAGATGGATATTGACATAGAAAACTGCTATAAAATCAGAGGCAAATTATAAAACAGTGCAGAAAACAACATCTCAAGTACAGTAAAGGTAATATGGTTGGAAACTGATCGATACGTGGGTCTGGAAATCATTGTACAAAACAACtaacaacagaaaaacaagctattttcatccttctgctgctgtgaattggaatgagtttatcactagtagacgtctaatccatctgAAGTGGGCGgggacattcattcattcgctgccatccctcccacttcaagccaatgccaggcaatgagttaattatgtggcatttcacgtcatttcctgttgattttcagtccctTCTTTTGCTTtttagaataaaataaaatacctgagcttcgcctcaaacggtattaaaaaaatataaattagggctgtcaaaattatcgcgttaacgcgcggtaattaattttttaaattaatcacgttaaaatatttgacgcaattaacgcacatgtcgcgctcagacagtattctgccttttggtaagttttacagcaaggctttttgtgctgtctaacagcgaactcttgtggtcgctttgcgacatggtttattgttgtcttgccagttcaatatggctgcaggacgtctcgggctgatgcctacgttgtaatgatgtgcttatatgatccttggacaagatttgtccgtaagtatggttgttgtaaataatgaacatattatgttagtaagcgaaatgttatattttttgtatgagacgctttttgtttatgttttgtgaacctgtatggcgtgctaagctaacgttgttgctaatgcaatgcttgtgtactttttttttttgtagttttacaacagtctaaagaggacaatggtttaaggccatttaattaataaatcagatgaaaaagaaagaagtctaattattatggtgaggacagcatagacatatttaaatgacagtagagtgaaatgcccactacagtccttatgtaccgtatgttgaatgtatatatccatcttgtgtcttatctttccattccaacaatttattttacagactatatatataatttacagaaaaatatggcatattttatagatggtttgaattgcgattaattgcgattaattacgattaattaatttttaagctgtaattaacttgattaaaaattttaatcgtttgacagccctaatataaataaattagggtctgattgcaacaaaagaacaattggctaacttgcataccaaaagttcgttagcttaaatgctataaaatgctgagtttttttttcttttttttacatcgctcttaacaattcgttcaaactcATGTTCCCACAAGAGCTGCTTAAATATAAACTTAATTATGAATGTGTAAAAAAACATCAACCCTAACAAAAACTTACcgtatattggtcttaacagggagcagctggattcagtcatgttaATTGAGTTGTgtaatattcactgttgccactgtaaggcagtgtatccacccgaatcaataaacccaaatgcaaacactttcaaaacaaaccattacaaccccagtctaattaaacaaatcctcgaagcagcataaTTTgactcaaagctttttttctaattgaattactcgagttaatcgataaattgttgcagcactagtgcaAACTTTTATATTTCTATTTTGCGGTACTTCTTACCaacaataccagcaacagtaggACTTGCTCCGAGCGCTTTGACGTGATGGCTCAGCAGCGGGATGATCAGGCTCACCCCGAACAAGTCCTACATCAGGAAACAAATCATAGTTTAGTTAGCAAAGATTAACTACACAATTGCCTTTTTCTTATTTCTATGCTTCAATGAAGGCAAACAGGATGTGTGACTAAAACTAATCATTAAGTCAACATCAACAATAAAAGAAGACATTAAGTGTTTGAGTGTCAAGAGGCAATGTAAGTGCCATAGTGGCAGGCAAACAACAGGTTTATCAACTGCaggtttaaatattttttccacaTGCCTGACTATTACGAAATGTTACTTCCACGTTCCATTATTTTCCATGAgagaatatatttttataaaccAATTGGAGGTTAATCAACGTCCTGAAGCTGCAAAAATCAAAAGCTAACGCACTGGGAAAGGAAGCTCTGTCTTGTTTTTCACATCTCTGAGATCACAGCAGAACCAAACTCTTGATTCAAGCCTCATGGCAGGTCATTACGTCTTCTGACAGGAGTGGCTAATATGATTTGCCACCATTAACTTCCAGAGCAGTGCCTCTTATTCTCGCCACCTTTAATTAGCTCAATGCGTGTAAAAAGTTAAGTCGTCATCTTTTTGGATGTGTCGAATCACATTTTCAAGCACGTCTGTGTAACACGCGGGTAGAGTCGCGCGCTGCGACACATTTCAGTGACTGGGATGTTTTTAAAGCTATCAAAGGGCATTTTTTCAGTTGTCATGGCAACCTGTAATGCGCAACATCACCTGGCTGCTTTAGGTTGGTCAAATTTACCTTATACTTATATACGCATATACAGTTCAGATGAGCAATACAGTAAAAGAAAACGTCATTTTATATTTGGTCGCTGTATTTTTGTCCTTTATCGAACTAGCTTTTTcttagaatatttttttaacacaatggTGTCAAGTGTGTCTGCAAATACCACATAACATTCATGTGTGTTTTAGCAGGTGTCACTTTACTCACCATAAAGCCAACCACATAGACACATTGAATAATCCTCGTCCTTCCTCGGCGTTTGTGATACAAAGTGCTATATTTGTGGTTGTTCATCCTGCCGCTGTGACCGCAcgcctgccggcaatgcggaagcGCTCATCCGACTCGGGACCCAAGTTTCACGGCCAAAGTCCGGCGCTGCTCCCGGAAAGGGGGTGGCGGATTAATTATCCCGTCTGTATCGCCTTTGAAGGGAACTTCAGCGTGAACATAGACGGAAATTACAGCGTGGAAAATTATACTGTGTCAAGGAGGTGACGGAACTATCTTTGTTTGTGGTTTGTGGAACCAAATCCTAAGTAGACCGGTCCGACCTCCCCGTGTTTCCCGAGCAGTTGGTATCACCTAAAGACGTCACGGACAAAGGCGGAAGTGaaatccattattttttttaaaaagggaaaacaatcattactgtatttgaatcaaaaaataaaaaaatatgtacaatATTAAATCTTTATATATTGCTAGGGAAATATCATATTTATaaatctaaatttcaaaatgtaaatccgaactttaaaatatttttggttGAATTTGAATCACATTTCACATCACTTAATATGATACAAAACAATTAATGCAAGTGTACTCTTGATGCTCATACAAAATTGTTTAGCTTATACATTTTTTCCTcgtatattattgtttttatttcattttatttttgtatgtcttacaatgtaaaaatgttgatAAGGTTATATTCTATGTTGCTCTGTATTATTGTTTGTTATTTGTCTGTTCTATTGTTcgattaaataaatatatattaaataaatatatatatatttttgggacGAACTacaattttgaattcatttaaTGACTCCATATgctaagtttttatttatttattttttaattcaaaatcaaATGTTTCCCAAAACACCttcaatattagcatttccctatCAGAATTGAACTGAGAGCCATAAAACTAATGAATAATAATTCATCCATTTATTCAGCTTCCgttccgcttatcctcacaaggctcgagggggtgctggaggctataataattttaaaataagcAATGAATTCATAAGAACATCTGCTTAATAACTATAAAGTATGTTGTACTGTGAATATAATTTTGGATTCCTTTTtaatttaagtaaaaaaatgaaattactcTTGACCACATTTTATAGAACCTGTCAATAAGTGTGTTAATAAAGCAGATGCCTGTTTGAACTGtgaattttaa
It includes:
- the mfsd9 gene encoding major facilitator superfamily domain-containing protein 9; the protein is MNNHKYSTLYHKRRGRTRIIQCVYVVGFMDLFGVSLIIPLLSHHVKALGASPTVAGIVGSTYGVLQLFSSTIVGSWSDVVGRRQSLLTCLLLSTLGYSLLGMSTSIALFVLSRIPVGLFKHSLSICRALLSDLVSEAERPLVMGHFNAASSVGFILGPVVGGYLTEHEGGFYTCAFACAGIFLINAGLVWMLPWGDIIHHSNGTTHSKSASNGSSAKNHTPAQADLEPQAPRPRPDWSQLSSVGSRIRMVASSDMWDLFLVRLLMAVAIMLYYSNFSLAMEERFSVKPKTTGYLISYSSTLGALAGFLVGPVTRLYGDDMATLLLHSTLLTFLLISLYTAAQSVWQVVLSSTFFAISTTVGRTCITDLELSRGGPRASGTLIGAGQSVTAVGRVLAPLLSGIAQEFSPCGPPALGVLLALVAVGVLLVRIPSWNRKAGTEIATKIG